tcttctttctcagtTGCTCTGACAAGCTTTTTGCATTATAATAGAATAAGCTTACTTTAATGGTCAAGAAATTTTCTTCACAGAGAAATTAGAAGCCAGTAAATGTCTTAGACATGTGGGCTTCAACAATCATAATGATTGTGACCCTCTTGGTTTCTGATAATAGAATTTCCAAGGGACCTAAGAaacatgtattttaattttaaaagacatttatttattacaaaaactgGAGTATGGcacttacatttttttattcattaaagaaacctcataaaattaatggaaaattAGATGATCAAAGCTGACAGATAAACAATTACAATTCAGTGGCAAATGACATGAAAAGATTGGTGTTCTTTATTTCTTGGCATCATCAACTGAGTTAGTAGTATTGTTTGACAGTGAGAGCCTGAGATTGCATTAGTAGATACCTCTAACTTTCTCATCTGTTTTGTATgtccaactttttctttttcagaagATCTTGCAATGTGCCTGTTctaaatttaatatagttgtaCATATTATTATGCTTTCCACTTCAACAATTAGGTTTTGATGTCCACATTACTCTTACATTCATTATGTTTGTACTGTGCCTGCATTAATCATTTCTTTCTCATGATTGATAAAAGGAATTACACAAAACAGAATCAATTTCTTAGTATCAAGTATCAGACATTTATAGTGCTTGTTGCATTGTCACCATTCTAGTTGACAGCATTTACAAGCAATGAGATTTCTAGTAGAAGATAAACTTTTAATCTACTCTTCTTTTCACTGTTCCTTATATATTGCGATCCATATGAAAATGCTTGATGTATGCATATAGATGGCTATCATAGTGCAATAATTGATTGTTACAGTTGATTTACAAGCTGGAGAAAGATCAAATCAGTTTTTCAGTTGACAGGGTCCAAATTTCGGAaagacattaaaataaatttgtcacTGTTTAGGTTGTTTGATCACCAAGTGATTCTTGAAATATTGGGGGAAAGTTTTTGGCTTGGAAGATGATAGCACAAAgttggaattttattttcagaagaATCTTACTCTGCAGTCATCATCATGATAACAATGAGTGTTTCTAAAATTAGTGCTGGTGAATGAAGCTATCTTTCACCAAAGTTACTTTTGAATTGAAAGACAATGTGTGAAGAATACAAAATAAGCAAAACTACTCTTCAATTCCCCATCAGCCCCTCCAAATATCTACCCTCTCATGATCCTCACAAACTGAGGTTCTAGATGATGCAGACACCGAGTAGAGTCCTGCTTCGCTTTCAGTCTTCTTTGAAGACAACACTTGCTGAGACTTCTTGCAGTGTGCAATTGCTCCCTGGATTGAATTTTCTATCTCTGAATTTGCACTGCTGCACCTTTTCAGTAGCTGGCGAGCTTGGCATCCAtatgatttgtttgaaaatgaaaatgaagttgaGCCAGACAtaaatgaagatgatgatgatgatgatgatgacgactTGTTCCCTGGAAGAATTTTTATGCCGACCGAGAAAGACCTTCTGTGGTGGTTACTTCCATCCTCACTTGTCTTCTCTTTGTAGCTTCTCATGACAGAATTAGAGGACTGATATCTGTCCCTGTGAATTTGGCCATATGGGTTCTTCTTTGCCACTTGCACatgcatatttaaaatttcCCTGGCCTTTGAAACCGATCCTTCATCTGCAACTTTGGTTGAGGTTGCATAGGTTTCATATGAGCAACCAGATTTTCCAAACCAAGACTTGAGATAAGCCCTTGAAGCCTTCAACTTGGAACCTAGTGAAGACTGCTTCAGTTTCTTTGTCCAAGACTTCTTCTGGTTTTGAACAACAAATCCACCACTCGTATCTGTTGGGTAGGCAAGGTTGTAATACTCTTCAGGGTTTAATTCTCCGCTAACTTGGCAAGAATCTGATGGAGAGATGTTGCAGGATTCAAATGGGGTGCCTGCAATTGGTGTTGTGTAGGTAGTGGCTAGAGGAGTGCTAAAGAACTCCTCAAAGATATCATTTTCTTTGTGAAAAGGAGAGGTTGAGTTTTCAAGGAGTTTTTCAACCATTTGTAACCGAGGAGGGAGGTGAAGAGGGAGGAGCTTTCCTTTGTAGAAAAGCTCATCAGCTGGGGAGGTTGTTGGTTCTTTCTCTTGAACAATGGAGGACATTTGAAACTCAAATTCTCTAGGCTGTGGATAAGATTGAGAATGGCAGAAGAAGTTGGAGTATGAGTTGACTTCCATGTCAATGTAATCATCATCTGCAGGGTCGCATGCTAAGAGTGTTGTAGCCATTGTTACTTCTCAGGTTCAGTACTACTCTTCTATTTTGGACTTCTTCTTATGAGGGGATACCAGCTAATGGTTGCAGAGCTTTTATTATGCAAAAATGAAGACTGGTATAGTACCTCTCTTGAAAGAGCAAAGAATGATTTATTCAAAAAGCAGTATCCTGGAATTAGTGGTATTCTAATCTtgttgctttttattttttatttcatgtcTTGTCATTATTGAAGGAGTTTGTCTGCAGGCATCCAAATGTAAAATTAAGGCCTCTTTGATTTTCTTACGGGGAGAAGCACTGACCCACCCAACATAAACATTGTAGCTTATTTCTAATTGGTATTGCTACTTTTATACTTCTTTTGCTGCTAATGGTAACTAGCATGAcatgatttaaattattttgtttcctcaAGAAATTAATAATGCAGACAAGTGTCCAAAAACTGCACCGTGTCACACTGCAGGTTGGTTACTTGCTTAGTGCCGTTGGCATGATGAAGTCTTGCACAATGGGAAGCTAGAATCAACATATTACATAATGATTGTAGCCATTGATTTGATTACTTTCTAACAAAAACCAGTGTTTTATTGTTGTCATTTTAAGCAGAAGGGGATTGttgaatgatatataaatatctgAGAAAAGAGTACAACGCAGGAATCTCCTGGCGGTAGTAACAAGAGTATTTGTTCTTGAGTCTGATATTTGTTGGGAATCAAGTATGAgtcaaaattttacatttgtaagatagaaatgagaaagtagaacacTGTATATGTATAAAGATGAAATACTCGTTAACccattgttttaagattttggacAGAGAGTCTCTTATATAGTAAAGACTCGTATCtctcattggtgtttgtatCTCTTCTCGGTACATCCAACAATAACAATATTATGGATACTTTTTTGGCTATGGGGGGAAACTGGTCTGTGAATTAAAGAGGCTATTTTGGAACCTGGTGTAACACTAGCGATTTCCCATGCAAGAAAAATGggtttatgaaaaagaaatgtcTGGCGGCATGCACTTTGGCATTCATGTCAGTACTTAACTACTTATAATTGTGCTGTGCACCAAAATGAGTTCATGAAGAAGAACCAAAGCATACATTTTGGAACTTTTAACTGGATTCCTGCCTTTGTTTTAACGCACTTTAGTGAATAATTGCACACGGGAAAAGGTTTTGGCATACACGGGTGCAAAACATGGGCatctttttgaaattattggTGTTTATTAATTTGACATTGAAAAATGAAGGTGTGTGGTAAGTGAATAAAGTATTATAGTGAATGCAGAGAGTGAAGAAGAATGAGTAACACATGACCCGACAAGCAATGGTGGGAGAAGAGACTGAGGCCGGAATGCCTGCAAAGCTCGAGAGTTTGTTTGTCATCATCTTTTAACACAACTCCTCCTACCTACTTTTGAGTTTACCATCCTTTtcccttttccattttttagtCGCAAACAAAACGATAAGTTCCTaacttttcctcttttttccCCCTCTCTGCAATTTCTTTCAGATTATTATTTGCCAACATCCTAAAAAAACACTACCAAATGGTTGGTTCTTTCTGTCAAATGCAGGACCTATGCTAATGCCCACCTTACTTTCATGCCCAATTTGTCGCTAAGTTAGGTTGTCaagcattttcatttattttctcaaacctacttatacattataatataatgtcAACATTGATTAAACTGCATCTCTATcagaccaaaaaaaaaaataataaagagaaaaaaacactactttactttttttactaGAAACGATCAGATTGAGccaataattttctttgttgCCTACTCAAATGTAGCAACATTCATCTCAAGGCTAATAATACACCCGGTGCATTTACATGGATAGATTCATGAATCGATTTTATGAATCATATTAACAAGATTGACTAGCAGCTACAAGATTCCGTGCTTTGCATGTTAGGTACAGAGTTCACAGGCAAAATTTTCCAGCTATACTTGGAGAGAAAAGTTCTTTGAACATTAGGCACATTCCAAACGAGGTTTATTTGcatataaattcattaaaaatagaaagaaaaaaaaaagcaagaaaaagataaaagcattcaaattttcattgtttattttgaagagAAATTAGAAGGAAATAAACATTTTCACAAGTCCCAGTTAGCATAGAAAAAACACTATAAAATAAGGAGAAACACTTgctatattttcttattttattttatgataaaagaaaaaaactctttttaaaacaaaatacagtacaaagtttaattttcattctcttcacttctaaaaataataaagaactCTATTAAAAAGGGAGGAACACTTATTACGTATATAACTCAATTTTGCAATTTTTCAACCAACCAATAAAAGAATGCCAGGAAATGTGGGCCGGTAACACTcgccaaaaacaaaatatga
This genomic interval from Vigna radiata var. radiata cultivar VC1973A chromosome 8, Vradiata_ver6, whole genome shotgun sequence contains the following:
- the LOC106771682 gene encoding probable membrane-associated kinase regulator 4 codes for the protein MATTLLACDPADDDYIDMEVNSYSNFFCHSQSYPQPREFEFQMSSIVQEKEPTTSPADELFYKGKLLPLHLPPRLQMVEKLLENSTSPFHKENDIFEEFFSTPLATTYTTPIAGTPFESCNISPSDSCQVSGELNPEEYYNLAYPTDTSGGFVVQNQKKSWTKKLKQSSLGSKLKASRAYLKSWFGKSGCSYETYATSTKVADEGSVSKAREILNMHVQVAKKNPYGQIHRDRYQSSNSVMRSYKEKTSEDGSNHHRRSFSVGIKILPGNKSSSSSSSSSSFMSGSTSFSFSNKSYGCQARQLLKRCSSANSEIENSIQGAIAHCKKSQQVLSSKKTESEAGLYSVSASSRTSVCEDHERVDIWRG